In Paenibacillus sp. FSL M7-0420, a single genomic region encodes these proteins:
- a CDS encoding HSP90 family protein: MENQNPDTYRFQVNLSGMINILSNHLYSSPKVFLRELLQNGIDAITARQAYSPEGYEGKIHIEVSGTSTGATLLVEDNGIGLDEAEIHEFLAMIGQSSKRGGDFLSTNTSFIGRFGIGLLSCFMVSDDIVMVTQSAKGGPALEWRGKPDGTYTIRKLEGQHAPGTKVFLRCKEGSEAYFEESNLQEGLFHYGALLPYPIQLVSDRNTRLINPLTPPWIKDPQLARKHRDEVLAFGKQVLGETFRDFIPLHTASGRTGGIAFILPHAVNLNAKRNHRVYLKHMLVSEAASNILPDWAFFVKCMIWTDELQPTASREHFYENAQLEQVREELGNAIRQELMRMAEYDPDRLQSIISLHALSMKALAVEDSSFYSIIHEWLPFESTYGRKTLGELKQQPPLYFTATLDEYRQITHVASAQSMLVVNGGYIYDAELLSQLPLIDPDVQTERLLPEEVSLSFTDITPQERLDYYESVRLADSVLQKFRCQVQLRRFKPEEIPVLYTLSEESAQWRVMEATKEVSTDALASVLGSLGASLKETAYATLYFNLNNPVIEKVFHQGNQATLPSIVEMLYCNALLMGHYPMNRQEMALLNQGIIQFIDWGLTANQATGGEK, translated from the coding sequence ATGGAGAACCAAAACCCGGATACGTACCGCTTTCAGGTGAATTTAAGCGGTATGATCAACATTTTGTCTAACCATTTGTATAGCAGCCCCAAGGTATTCTTAAGGGAGCTGCTCCAGAACGGCATAGATGCAATTACTGCACGGCAGGCTTATTCGCCGGAAGGATACGAGGGCAAGATTCATATCGAGGTCAGCGGGACTTCCACCGGGGCGACTTTATTGGTCGAAGATAACGGAATCGGGTTAGACGAGGCTGAGATTCATGAGTTCCTGGCCATGATCGGACAATCCTCCAAGCGGGGCGGGGACTTCCTCTCCACCAATACCTCTTTTATCGGCCGGTTTGGCATCGGGCTGTTGTCCTGCTTCATGGTGAGTGACGATATCGTCATGGTTACCCAATCGGCCAAGGGCGGCCCTGCACTGGAATGGCGCGGGAAGCCTGACGGCACTTATACGATCCGCAAGCTCGAAGGGCAACATGCTCCGGGCACCAAGGTTTTTTTGCGTTGTAAGGAAGGCTCTGAAGCTTACTTCGAGGAAAGCAATCTGCAGGAAGGGCTGTTCCATTACGGCGCTCTGCTGCCTTATCCTATCCAACTGGTGTCGGACCGCAACACCCGTCTGATTAACCCGCTGACTCCGCCGTGGATCAAAGATCCGCAGCTGGCCCGGAAGCATCGTGACGAGGTGCTGGCCTTCGGCAAGCAGGTGCTGGGGGAGACGTTCCGCGATTTCATTCCCCTGCACACCGCCTCGGGCCGGACGGGAGGCATCGCCTTCATTCTGCCGCATGCGGTGAATCTGAACGCCAAACGCAATCACCGGGTATACCTGAAGCACATGCTGGTCTCCGAAGCTGCCAGCAATATCCTGCCGGACTGGGCGTTCTTCGTGAAATGTATGATCTGGACCGATGAGCTGCAGCCCACTGCTTCCCGGGAGCATTTCTACGAGAATGCCCAGCTGGAGCAGGTGCGGGAAGAGCTCGGGAATGCCATTCGTCAGGAATTAATGCGGATGGCCGAGTATGACCCGGACCGCCTGCAATCGATCATTTCACTGCATGCCTTATCTATGAAGGCTCTGGCAGTGGAAGATTCATCTTTCTATTCTATCATTCACGAGTGGTTGCCGTTTGAGAGCACATATGGCAGAAAGACGCTTGGCGAGCTGAAGCAGCAGCCTCCTCTGTACTTCACGGCCACGCTGGACGAATACCGCCAGATTACCCACGTGGCTTCGGCCCAATCCATGCTGGTGGTGAACGGCGGGTATATCTATGATGCCGAGCTGCTGTCCCAGCTTCCGCTCATTGACCCGGATGTGCAGACGGAACGGCTGCTACCGGAGGAGGTATCGTTATCCTTTACAGACATTACCCCTCAAGAGCGTCTGGACTACTATGAATCTGTAAGACTCGCAGACAGTGTCCTGCAGAAATTCCGCTGCCAGGTGCAGCTGCGCCGCTTCAAGCCTGAGGAGATTCCGGTGCTCTACACGCTGTCTGAGGAGTCCGCCCAGTGGCGTGTAATGGAAGCGACCAAAGAAGTGAGCACCGATGCCCTGGCCTCCGTGCTGGGCAGCCTGGGCGCTTCGCTTAAGGAGACGGCATACGCCACACTCTACTTCAACCTGAATAACCCTGTCATTGAGAAGGTATTCCATCAGGGGAATCAAGCCACGCTGCCCTCCATTGTCGAGATGCTGTACTGCAATGCGCTATTAATGGGACATTATCCGATGAACCGCCAGGAGATGGCGCTCCTGAACCAGGGCATTATTCAATTTATTGATTGGGGATTGACCGCCAATCAGGCCACAGGAGGAGAGAAATAG
- a CDS encoding saccharopine dehydrogenase — protein MNRKKVLIVGGYGAVGRQIAQILLDRHPDLDIALGGRSPEKAAPFESERVQTVVIDNNADDPLLNTDDNVSLIINSVNDLQDRLLLSAVRRKIPFIDLTRWTEIFQQSVSKLENIELSAPVVLSSGWMAGTASLFAMLHSASLQNVSINLHALYSLNDKAGPDSAAYMDRMTIPFHITEPEGLRLVFPMTDPVKVQFPDGYTAKCYRLDTPDHVTLPKADQVDSASFRISFDSKASTYALVGLVKSGIWKLTSGERFRSLRRSLLYNPGTGSAHHILIHLKGRDHEGHWVERRIAISDPLGQTHLTALGAAVQAEKLLQASEDEPLAPGIYYPEDLPDARMDASAIINFFKQYGVLISNN, from the coding sequence ATGAACAGGAAAAAAGTACTTATTGTAGGGGGATACGGCGCCGTAGGCAGACAGATTGCGCAAATATTACTTGATCGGCACCCCGATCTGGATATTGCGCTGGGAGGAAGGTCACCTGAGAAAGCGGCACCTTTCGAGTCCGAACGAGTCCAGACAGTCGTAATTGATAATAATGCGGATGATCCGCTGCTTAATACAGACGACAATGTATCGCTGATCATTAACTCCGTCAACGATCTGCAGGATCGGCTGCTTCTGTCTGCAGTTAGAAGAAAAATCCCATTCATCGACCTTACTCGCTGGACAGAGATATTCCAACAATCGGTCAGCAAATTGGAGAACATAGAGCTGTCTGCTCCTGTCGTGCTGTCCTCGGGATGGATGGCGGGAACTGCTTCACTGTTCGCCATGCTGCATTCGGCCTCTCTTCAGAACGTCTCCATCAATCTTCATGCGTTATACTCGTTGAATGACAAGGCAGGACCCGATTCTGCGGCGTACATGGATCGTATGACCATACCATTCCATATTACGGAACCGGAGGGGCTGCGTCTTGTATTCCCGATGACCGACCCTGTCAAAGTCCAATTTCCAGACGGATATACAGCAAAATGTTATCGGCTTGACACCCCGGATCATGTGACCTTGCCAAAAGCTGACCAAGTTGACTCAGCCAGCTTCCGCATCTCCTTCGATAGTAAAGCATCCACATACGCGCTTGTCGGACTGGTCAAAAGCGGAATATGGAAGCTGACCAGCGGGGAGCGATTCCGTTCGCTTAGACGAAGTCTGCTCTACAATCCGGGCACTGGCAGCGCACATCACATCCTTATTCATCTAAAGGGCCGTGATCATGAGGGGCACTGGGTTGAACGGAGAATCGCGATTTCTGATCCGCTTGGTCAGACTCATCTTACCGCCTTGGGTGCTGCTGTCCAGGCAGAAAAGCTACTGCAGGCATCCGAAGATGAACCACTGGCTCCAGGCATTTATTATCCGGAAGATCTGCCTGATGCGCGAATGGACGCCTCTGCAATCATCAACTTTTTCAAACAATATGGGGTTCTTATATCTAATAATTAA
- a CDS encoding ArsR/SmtB family transcription factor: MNELNGNQKAIHIFENLSPYFQGLGDPIRQQIVALLIDKESMNVTQIAEHIPMSRPTVSHHLKILRQAGLLTVQKKGTEMFYRLEFNEAIALMKQLVHFVEEECQY, from the coding sequence ATGAACGAATTAAATGGTAATCAGAAAGCAATTCATATTTTCGAGAATTTAAGCCCCTATTTTCAAGGCTTGGGAGACCCGATTCGCCAGCAAATCGTTGCGCTGCTGATCGACAAAGAGAGTATGAATGTGACACAAATTGCAGAGCATATTCCGATGTCACGGCCTACCGTCTCTCATCACCTCAAAATATTACGGCAAGCAGGGCTGCTTACGGTTCAGAAGAAGGGCACGGAGATGTTCTACAGACTTGAATTTAACGAAGCGATAGCACTTATGAAACAGCTTGTCCATTTTGTCGAAGAGGAATGTCAGTACTAG
- a CDS encoding leucine-rich repeat domain-containing protein, translating to MAFIPLNCPNCSGRIEYKEGTILKCPYCQTELLLKQNNVYYVDQTINHYHGTPPPKAAPKPPVSVSFPVRLVLIMLLVLGGAIGTYLYYGLSSPQQATKANLSVRTMPESEVLLSFLREILGKGNALPTEEEIARLRYLTVERSENNQWKFTYSLTDPFSNERAEKITYITQDKRLNDQRIDQRDFEAFKGLMALDLNGTYEIDQTEHTSLAHIPGLKSYGGAFNESFSRFSGYFGDKSKITELSTQLRSNQEVATLLEFPNLSSLSITYVDESVTDLHLLNKLPLKSLSLTFVNDLGWLSSMTGLSSLAIHYSEATDLQPLYALTQLQELKLSYLTNVKSIDFLQNMPALQTLDIENLNFTSLKPLAGKASITTLRLASLSKLGSVAAVNYLSSLREITLSGYYEKPEALALPGVKRAEIPTSFLSGLKAPAVTDLTLRGGSGELNMAELKKFPELAQLSLWGSDDIIQLRALDSLPRLKTLSIYDSSLYSESDALFRLKQVNTLVCSECRLDFRQQAGAANSVLEHLTLDRPYFSMNNDSVNEVDQVMPYFAGLTALRSFTLQDNNLASLAFMSKWQAIEALHLENNAISDIETLSKLPNLQKIFLTGNSVLNKSVLGAGVQVY from the coding sequence GTGGCATTTATCCCGTTGAACTGTCCCAATTGCAGCGGAAGAATTGAATACAAGGAAGGCACCATCCTCAAGTGCCCTTATTGCCAGACTGAGCTTCTGCTCAAGCAAAATAATGTCTACTATGTGGATCAGACCATTAACCATTATCACGGGACACCCCCTCCCAAGGCAGCGCCGAAACCGCCCGTCTCCGTCTCCTTTCCCGTCAGGCTGGTGCTAATTATGTTGCTGGTGCTGGGAGGGGCCATCGGTACTTATCTTTATTACGGCCTCAGTTCCCCGCAGCAGGCAACCAAGGCTAATCTGTCTGTACGGACGATGCCCGAAAGCGAGGTCCTGCTCTCCTTCCTGCGGGAGATCCTGGGTAAAGGAAATGCCTTGCCGACAGAGGAGGAGATCGCCCGTCTGCGCTATTTAACCGTGGAGCGTTCGGAGAATAACCAGTGGAAATTCACTTACAGTCTCACCGATCCCTTCAGCAATGAGCGGGCCGAGAAGATCACTTATATTACCCAGGACAAGCGGCTGAATGACCAGCGAATTGATCAGCGGGACTTCGAAGCCTTTAAGGGACTGATGGCCCTGGACCTGAATGGAACCTACGAAATTGACCAGACGGAGCATACCAGTCTTGCCCATATACCCGGATTAAAAAGTTATGGCGGCGCCTTCAACGAATCCTTCAGCAGATTCTCCGGTTATTTCGGTGACAAGTCCAAAATCACGGAGCTGTCCACTCAACTGCGCAGTAATCAGGAAGTGGCCACACTGCTCGAATTCCCTAACCTAAGCTCTTTGTCCATTACTTATGTGGATGAGTCCGTGACGGATTTGCATCTGCTCAATAAGCTGCCGCTGAAGTCCCTGTCCCTTACCTTCGTCAATGACCTGGGGTGGTTATCGTCTATGACCGGGCTGTCCTCTCTGGCGATTCATTATAGTGAGGCGACAGACTTGCAGCCGCTGTATGCCTTAACCCAGCTTCAGGAGCTTAAGCTTTCATATTTAACCAATGTAAAATCCATCGACTTCTTGCAGAACATGCCTGCTCTGCAAACGCTGGATATCGAGAATCTGAATTTCACCAGCCTGAAGCCTCTGGCCGGCAAGGCCTCCATTACCACCCTGCGCCTGGCTTCCTTAAGCAAGCTCGGCTCAGTAGCGGCCGTGAACTACCTGTCTTCTCTGCGGGAAATCACATTGTCCGGTTACTACGAGAAGCCAGAGGCACTGGCCTTACCGGGCGTCAAGCGGGCGGAGATCCCAACATCCTTCCTCTCCGGGCTGAAGGCCCCTGCGGTAACGGACCTGACACTCCGGGGCGGAAGCGGGGAGCTTAATATGGCTGAGCTGAAGAAATTCCCGGAGCTTGCGCAGCTGTCCCTCTGGGGGAGCGACGACATCATCCAGCTTCGTGCGCTGGACAGCTTGCCCCGGCTGAAGACACTAAGTATCTACGATTCGTCGCTCTATTCAGAGAGCGACGCCTTGTTCCGCCTGAAGCAGGTGAACACGCTGGTGTGCTCGGAATGCAGACTAGATTTCAGACAACAGGCAGGCGCGGCAAACAGCGTGCTTGAGCATCTGACCTTGGACCGGCCTTACTTCTCCATGAACAACGACTCCGTTAATGAGGTTGACCAGGTGATGCCTTACTTCGCGGGCCTGACTGCTCTGCGTTCCTTCACCCTGCAGGACAACAACCTGGCTTCTCTTGCGTTCATGAGCAAGTGGCAGGCCATCGAGGCGCTTCATCTGGAGAACAATGCGATTTCCGATATAGAAACCTTGAGCAAGCTGCCTAATCTGCAAAAGATATTTTTGACCGGCAATTCTGTGCTGAACAAATCCGTGCTTGGTGCGGGCGTGCAGGTGTATTAA
- a CDS encoding TetR/AcrR family transcriptional regulator, with protein sequence MAPKKKFSKEQIINAAFEIARTEGVDAVTIRKVAEKLGGSIAPIYVNFKEAGELVEEVYQRTLTVSRQILLEQNSGHPFHDIGAASIRFAREYPVLFRDLVMKKNGQAKYNEAETQGFIQMMRTDPDLNGLTDDELGMILLKMKMFQVGMSVMVANELLPDHYTEEQMIQLLNSAAEDVISTAKRRTEQS encoded by the coding sequence GTGGCACCCAAAAAAAAGTTCAGCAAAGAACAAATCATCAATGCGGCGTTCGAGATTGCGAGGACCGAAGGAGTGGATGCCGTGACCATCCGTAAGGTGGCCGAGAAGCTGGGAGGCTCTATCGCCCCCATCTATGTCAATTTCAAAGAGGCTGGCGAGCTGGTGGAGGAGGTATACCAGAGAACGCTTACGGTGAGCAGACAGATTCTGCTGGAGCAGAACTCCGGGCATCCGTTCCATGATATCGGGGCGGCCAGCATCCGTTTTGCCAGAGAGTATCCGGTGCTGTTCCGGGATCTGGTGATGAAGAAGAACGGTCAGGCGAAGTACAATGAGGCAGAGACGCAGGGATTCATTCAGATGATGCGAACGGACCCGGATCTGAATGGATTAACCGATGATGAACTGGGGATGATTTTGCTCAAGATGAAGATGTTCCAGGTCGGGATGAGTGTAATGGTTGCGAACGAATTGCTGCCGGACCATTATACGGAGGAGCAGATGATTCAGCTATTGAACAGCGCGGCAGAGGATGTCATCAGCACGGCGAAGCGCAGAACGGAGCAATCCTGA
- a CDS encoding CPBP family intramembrane glutamic endopeptidase: MTAGRTRLSLLLFIVIVLACGWIGVWVDTKLPDQPEGNSPGMGLWLILPVIAMLVLRLVNRDWKDMGVRFNLRENKKWYVAAIAVYPLIMFIVVGLALLFNSASASEAELHTILSLVGVSLAGSFIKNIFEEFAWRGYLTPKLIELKLNDWIIYLVSGLVWALWHTAYYLVFLPDTYFGTTTRWGYVLIGCVLMVAWSIMYVELYRLTQSVWPCVLMHAVEDGVPTLLVSVAGIITFTPVGELWFSPTTGVLTTVLFIGFGLWLRARRLKRV, translated from the coding sequence ATGACAGCAGGCAGAACAAGGCTTAGTCTTCTATTGTTCATCGTTATTGTGCTGGCGTGCGGCTGGATTGGGGTATGGGTGGATACGAAGCTGCCGGATCAGCCGGAAGGGAATTCACCGGGAATGGGCTTATGGCTGATTTTGCCGGTGATCGCCATGCTAGTACTACGGCTGGTGAACCGCGATTGGAAGGATATGGGCGTAAGGTTCAATTTGAGAGAAAATAAGAAGTGGTACGTTGCAGCCATTGCAGTCTATCCGTTAATTATGTTTATTGTGGTGGGGCTTGCTCTGCTGTTCAATAGCGCCAGCGCTTCAGAGGCCGAACTACATACGATTCTATCCCTCGTTGGGGTATCGCTCGCCGGCAGCTTCATTAAGAACATCTTCGAGGAATTCGCTTGGCGCGGCTATCTGACTCCGAAGCTGATTGAGCTGAAGCTGAATGACTGGATAATCTATCTCGTGTCCGGTCTGGTCTGGGCGCTGTGGCATACGGCTTATTATCTGGTTTTTCTGCCGGATACTTATTTCGGGACAACCACGAGGTGGGGCTATGTCCTCATCGGCTGTGTGCTTATGGTTGCCTGGTCCATCATGTACGTTGAGCTCTATCGTCTTACGCAATCGGTGTGGCCGTGTGTACTCATGCATGCTGTGGAGGATGGGGTGCCTACCTTGCTGGTATCGGTTGCCGGGATCATTACATTCACGCCGGTAGGCGAGCTGTGGTTCAGCCCG